One region of Zingiber officinale cultivar Zhangliang chromosome 7B, Zo_v1.1, whole genome shotgun sequence genomic DNA includes:
- the LOC122004637 gene encoding uncharacterized protein LOC122004637 — protein MTKRLFKDKGDAVKCRVFLNTLSGSAQKWFDGLPHGSITCFSDFKIVFLRHFASSMKYQKTDHFLFALKQGSSELLRSYIKHFNQVVQDVPSATSKILMSAFSHGLTEGEFFRDLIRNPVRNFDEMLEKAASYIKVEKAQTAHRKADKPPPSTN, from the exons atgacgaAGAGACTTTTTAaggacaaggg CGACGCCGTTAAATGTCGGGTATTCCTGAATACCTTATCGGGCTCTGcccagaagtggttcgatggactgCCGCATGGGTCTATTACCTGCTTCTCAGATTTTAAGATAGTGTTCCTGCGCCACTTCGCCAGTAGCATGAAGTATCAAAAGACTGACCACTTCTTGTTTGCTCTCAAGCAAGGGTCCTCAGAGCTGTTAAGAAGCTACATCAAACACTTTAATCAAGTGGTTCAGGATGTTCCCTCAGCCACATCAAAAATACTTATGAGTGCTTTCTCCCATGGGTTGACCGAGGGAGAATTCTTCAGAGACCTTATCAGGAATCctgtgaggaattttgatgagatgctggAGAAGGCGGCCAGTTACATCAAAGTAGAGAAAGCGCAGACGGCGCACAGGAAGGCAGACAAACCGCCTCCTTCTACTAACTGA
- the LOC122006656 gene encoding cyanidin 3-O-rutinoside 5-O-glucosyltransferase-like: MEHHFLVATDGYQGHVSPALNLSRRLADAAGARITFSTNVAGHRRMFPASADQEVHEGLISFIPFSDGQEDGQRNLDLKDFFARTKSVGSDSLSAILRSLDARGQPVTCVIYGLLFSWAADVARNHGIPSVYYWTQPATVFALYYHYFHGYDRFISSHDDPQLPVTFPGLPPLRIRDLPTSLTITDMEHPMALILALLKEDLDVLDREASTARVLANTFEELEAEALTVGGRDLKMMAIGPVMSVNGPNLFKLDEQRYMEWLDSKAEGSVVYVSFGSFTTFKKRQAEEISRGLRAIGRSYLWVVRKDNGEEVKGLVREETAEEEKGMVVEWCAQVRVLSHAAVGCFVTHCGWNSTSESLACGVPVVGVPQFAEQPTNAKLLEVWGTGVRAETDAEGVVEAAELARCVESVMGEGEKAAEIRRRAEMWKDRARKAVAEGGSSDRNLRAFVEDMAASLSPIISD; the protein is encoded by the coding sequence ATGGAGCACCACTTCCTTGTCGCCACCGACGGTTACCAGGGCCACGTCAGCCCCGCCCTGAACCTATCCCGGCGCCTAGCAGACGCCGCCGGCGCCAGGATCACCTTTTCCACCAACGTCGCCGGCCACCGCCGCATGTTTCCAGCCTCCGCCGACCAAGAAGTCCATGAGGGCCTCATCTCCTTCATCCCCTTCTCCGACGGCCAGGAAGACGGTCAGAGAAACCTGGATCTGAAGGACTTCTTCGCCCGGACCAAATCCGTTGGCTCCGACTCCCTCTCCGCCATCCTCCGCTCCCTGGACGCCCGCGGCCAGCCCGTCACTTGCGTCATATACGGGCTCCTCTTCTCCTGGGCTGCCGACGTCGCGCGCAATCACGGCATCCCATCCGTCTACTATTGGACTCAACCCGCCACCGTCTTCGCCCTCTACTATCACTACTTCCACGGCTATGACCGATTCATAAGCTCCCATGACGATCCACAGCTTCCGGTGACCTTTCCCGGGCTGCCGCCGCTCCGGATCCGCGACCTCCCAACCTCCCTCACCATCACCGATATGGAACACCCGATGGCCTTGATCCTGGCATTGTTGAAGGAGGACCTCGACGTTCTGGATCGAGAGGCGTCCACGGCGAGAGTGCTGGCGAACACGTTCGAGGAACTGGAAGCCGAGGCGCTCACAGTCGGAGGTCGGGATCTGAAGATGATGGCGATCGGGCCGGTTATGAGCGTTAACGGACCCAATCTGTTCAAGCTGGACGAACAGAGGTACATGGAGTGGCTGGATTCGAAGGCCGAGGGGTCGGTGGTGTACGTGTCGTTCGGGAGCTTCACTACGTTCAAGAAGCGGCAGGCGGAGGAGATCTCCCGGGGGCTGCGGGCGATCGGGCGATCGTACCTGTGGGTGGTGCGGAAGGACAACGGAGAGGAGGTGAAAGGCCTGGTGAGGGAGGAAAcggcggaggaggagaaggggatGGTGGTGGAGTGGTGCGCGCAGGTGCGGGTGCTGTCGCACGCGGCGGTGGGGTGTTTCGTGACGCACTGCGGGTGGAACTCTACGTCGGAGAGCCTGGCGTGCGGCGTGCCCGTGGTGGGCGTGCCGCAGTTTGCGGAGCAACCGACGAACGCGAAGCTGCTGGAGGTGTGGGGAACGGGCGTGAGGGCTGAAACGGACGCGGAGGGCGTGGTGGAGGCGGCGGAGTTGGCGAGGTGCGTGGAGAGTGTGATGGGGGAAGGGGAGAAAGCGGCGGAGATTAGGCGGAGGGCGGAGATGTGGAAGGATCGGGCGAGGAAGGCTGTGGCGGAAGGTGGGTCGTCGGATCGCAATCTGAGGGCGTTCGTGGAGGACATGGCGGCAAGTTTGAGTCCCATCATTTCTGATTAG